One region of Oryza glaberrima chromosome 7, OglaRS2, whole genome shotgun sequence genomic DNA includes:
- the LOC127779809 gene encoding BTB/POZ domain-containing protein At5g41330, whose protein sequence is MASSVVTLNVGGEVFQTTAATLSRAGASSPLASLAPTPASAPHFLDRDPRLFATLLSFLRRGRLAPTSPDSDPPSPALLAEARHFGVEGALLASLSPASAFSPLALRPSALLPLAGRVPPSAVAVPPSPHPASVFAAHGGVVTRFDAALASRGSVLTPLPAVDSLVAVSPTLALAGARDFAGVHLCRYPDDAPATAREVLSWPGSPSATVLSMAATSATEVSSPWLFTSFESARRNSSAVVTFDMNSLSPVAEIGRKEVYGADVEAAIPASRLSWLGRHNLLLAAGSHSGPAGVVGDICLWDVRASATVPVWELREKEDCFADIAASEALSSLFKVGAASGEVFMADLRMLGGGGISIEPWVCIGDGQRAAAAASAGRKEGNGCRIECYLNWVFVARGGEVEVWTQVELAQEAGGKKLMRRNWVGNGPSFVIAGGSGHESVKEKTKIVSWAFGGSRMALARDDKRSIEVWDSAPAAISFNP, encoded by the coding sequence ATGGCCTCCTCCGTCGTCACCCTcaacgtcggcggcgaggtcttCCAGACAACCGCCGCCACGCTCTcccgcgccggcgcctcctcccctctcgcctcGCTCGCCCCGACCCCGGCCTCTGCGCCGCACTTCCTCGACCGCGACCCGCGCCTCTTCGCgaccctcctctccttcctccgccgcggccgcctcgcgccgacgtcgccggaCTCGGATCCCCCCTCCCCGGCGCTCCTGGCCGAGGCACGCCACTTCGGGGTCGAGGGCGCGCTCCTCGCCTCGCtgtcccccgcctccgccttctcccCGCTGGCCCTGCGGCCCTCCGCGCTGctcccgctcgccggccgcgTGCCCCCGTCCGCGGTGGCCGTGCCGCCCTCACCGCATCCGGCCTCTGTCTTCGCCGCGCATGGCGGGGTCGTCACCCGGTtcgacgccgcgctcgcctcgcgcGGCAGCGTGCTCACGCCGCTCCCCGCCGTGGATTCCCTCGTCGCGGTGTCCCCTACactcgccctcgccggcgcaCGCGATTTCGCAGGGGTGCACCTCTGCCGGTACCCGGATGATGCCCCCGCCACGGCTCGCGAGGTGCTTTCCTGGCCAGGATCCCCCTCCGCCACCGTGCTGTCGATGGCAGCCACTTCTGCCACCGAAGTGTCATCCCCTTGGCTGTTCACCAGCTTCGAGTCGGCACGGCGGAACTCGAGCGCTGTAGTGACGTTTGACATGAATTCCCTCTCGCCTGTGGCAGAAATTGGCCGGAAGGAGGTGTATGGTGCGGACGTGGAGGCAGCCATCCCGGCTTCCAGGCTCAGCTGGCTTGGCAGGCATAATCTCCTGCTCGCCGCTGGGTCGCACTCTGGTCCAGCCGGAGTGGTGGGGGACATTTGCCTCTGGGATGTTCGGGCGAGCGCAACTGTGCCAGTGTGGGAGTTAAGGGAGAAGGAGGACTGCTTCGCAGACATCGCCGCATCAGAGGCACTGTCATCGTTGTTCAAGGTGGGGGCAGCATCCGGTGAAGTGTTCATGGCTGACTTGAGAATGCTCGGTGGTGGTGGCATTAGCATTGAACCGTGGGTGTGCATTGGAGATGGGCAgagagcagcagctgcagcatctGCAGGCAGAAAGGAGGGGAATGGTTGCAGGATTGAGTGCTATCTCAATTGGGTATTTGTGGCGCGCGGTGGAGAGGTTGAGGTGTGGACACAGGTGGAATTGGCTCAAGAAGCCGGTGGGAAGAAGTTGATGAGGAGGAATTGGGTGGGGAATGGACCATCCTTTGTGATTGCAGGCGGAAGTGGCCATGAGAGTGTGAAGGAGAAGACCAAGATTGTGAGCTGGGCCTTTGGAGGCAGCAGGATGGCATTGGCGAGGGATGATAAGCGGTCCATTGAGGTGTGGGATAGTGCACCGGCGGCTATATCTTTCAACCCCTAA